TCCCATCGTCGAACACCATTCCCTTACTCCAAATTTCGTTCTCCTCAACCAAACAATGTCGTTGCATTTTCTAGTTTCAGTAATCAAATTGTTTCCAAATTAAGCATTCAAAATGAAGAGCTCCAGGTTCAAACTAGGTAATTCTTTAAACTTGTTACATTCTGAAATCTGAATCAGATAGTGTTCTTACGTTGAATTGGactctcttattttattttgtacttGTAGCATGTGGAATTGGAAAGGTTATAATATTCGCTATCAATATTCTGGGAACAACGGTCCAGCATTAGTTTTGGTGCACGGTTTCGGAGCTAACAGGTCTGTCTACCTTCTTAATCTCATTATTGAATATCGGTATCTGATACAATTCCGTCTCTATTTTTGGAGTATCTCGGCTTCGTAGCTGTTAGCATAGAAGTGCTTATATAGAATATTTCTataatgaaaagtaaaatatagTCAAACTATTTTATATAGAATTTTGCTAACCAGTGCTATGGGCATTAGTTAAGGAAGTAAAAGTAGAccgaaaaaacaaattttgcattgaaaaaacACTTTTTCAACTTTTCAAAAGTTGAATATTCAATTTTGTAGATAATATTTCGTTTCATAATTCTTTAACCAGGGCACTTGTTAGCGTTTCCTCTTTATATAAGCTGTTTAGATTCGCTGTCTAGGAGAGCTTAGAGGAATAATCTAAAACAACccatggacatgtcataagttgttttcaaaagATCTCCCAAATAGTTTACAAGTGACTGTGTTTGAggtaagctcaaataagttaGTCCAAATAGTCCCAATTAATCAATGATCTATTTATGCGATGTTAGCATTCTATATTGAGTATTTATCCGGTCAAAAGTTCATGTAAATGAACACATCTATTTAACCAACCAATTggactcaagtggttaatgagatCCATCGGGACAAATTGTTCTGgaaaattgagtttgatttcTGGATGGAACAATTTTTTACTAGGCTTTACTTACCTCCTGACGAAACTCCAGATTACCAAGGCCCCTTTCCCTAATATGACAGGAGCATTTactccaaaaacaacaaaaagaaaaataacacatatCTATTTTCGTCCGTGAATTATGCGGATCTTTACCGGGGGGGGTAAACCtgtttctttatatatatgaaatatgCAATATGCAAAAACCAGACTTTTTCtttattcttgaattttttcatgaataGAGGTATCtagaaatttgattaagaaacaTGTATTCATGTTCTTTCATTTCAATTAGAAAATGCAGGAcacatattaatattatatcacATATTTATTGTAAGGGTCTTATAGCTAGGTCTGTTTGGTTCTGCAGTTATTTTGAGTGATTGAGAATACACTTCATTGCAGTGATCACTGGAGGAAAAATATTCCAGACCTAGCAAAATCCCACCGTGTATACTCTATTGATCTTATTGGATATGGATATTCAGACAAACCAAATCCTCGTCAAATTGGAGACGATTCCTTTTACACGTTTGATACATGGGCCGCACAATTAAATGAGTTTTGTCTTGATGTCGTTAAGGATGAAGCATTCTTTATATGCAATTCTATTGGAGGTAAATTCTTTTCAAGTGCATTGATATTTAATTACTGACCGGggtattttaaattatttgattctcATTTCATTGTTACAAGCGAAGAGATACATTATTCTgatatttttcacttttcattctATTGCTAAGAATTTGCTATTATTTTTGTGCAGGAGTTGTAGGTCTTCAGGCAGCTATAACAGAACCTCAAATCTGCAAGGGAATTCTCCTGCTTAATATATCTTTGCGTATGCTTCATATAAAGAAGCAGCCTTGGTTTGCAAGACCTTTCATCAGTTCATTCCAAAGATTGCTTAGGTACAGATGAAACAGAAGTTTCATTTTATTGAACAGATTTCATGTTCAAACCTTAAGCAGGGGATTTACCATTATCAAGGTTTATGTTATAGGGATACTTCTGTTGGAAAATTCTTCTTTAAAGCTGTTGCGACAAAAGAATCTGTGAAGAACATTTTATGCCAGGTACTCTTCTAGCTCAACACTTAGCTAAACTTAATCTCTTTGAAAGTCTATATTTAAACAATGTTACAGGATGAGACTAGTAATgcattataataaaattaaatgaccTTGTTGATACTTGATATGAATTCAGGTAGTTGATTACAGAAATGGTAATATCTCCTTAAAGAAACAGTTTCACAAAATATGCCGTGTGGTGATGCTCAAAACTGAACCTGCAATAAGCAGATAAAAACTGCATACACTCTGACTGGCTGGTTTCTGGCTTACCCTCAACAGCCTCTAATCACCTTCATTCTCTCCTTGCTCTCTCAATGTCTAGCACTTGGGGAACCCTCCCTTAAAAGCTAGCTATCAAAGAGAAAAAACTAAGCCTCTTAAATACTTGCCCGAGCATCACATAATACTCGATATGAGATTTGAACACCCAATAATACCCTAGTCTCTATGATATCACCCCATAACAACAGATAACTAAACCTTTATGGTCAGCCATTCTGTAGGTTTCCCTTTCCGAGCCTTCAATAACCAGCTCTTGTACAAAGGATGGAAACTGGTCTGAATTGATATATTTACTGAATAATACTTCCgagttatttatcaattttctGGGAATGAGCATCCAAAAGAAGAGTTACATTAGAATTGCGAAATACTACAATATATATACAAGCAACCAGCTCCAATGCTTCCTAAACAAATGCTTCCTAGGTCCAATTAAGGCTGTGGCCCTTTCTCCTCCACCTTCCTCCAAGAATACAGGCCTATTACTAAGTCCTAACAATATCAAATACTTATGTTATAAGCAACCAGCTCCAATGTTTATCATTCTTTATATATTGACAAACAAGGATGATTTTCCCTGAAACTATACTGATTGTGAATGAATTACTTTTGTCAGTGCTATCACGACACTTCCCAAGTGACCGATGAGCTAGTGCAGCTCATCCTTAGTCCAGGGCTGGAACCTGGTGCTGTAGATGTCTTTCTTGAATTTATTTGTTACTCAGGAGGCCCTCTTCCGGAGGAACTGCTACCCCAAGTAAAGGTAAGTTTCCTCCCGCCCTACATGATGAAGTGGGAAGttttaataaactttaatgCAACAAATGCAAATAATATGCATTATTTCTCTTATTTCAGTGTCCGGTTTTGATAGCATGGGGTGACAAGGATCCTTGGGAACCAATTGAGATGGGAAGAAATTACGGAAATTTTGATTCAGTGGAAGACTTCATTGTCCTTCCAAATGTTGGCCATTGCCCTCAGGTTCTTTCTCTCATTCCATT
Above is a genomic segment from Medicago truncatula cultivar Jemalong A17 chromosome 5, MtrunA17r5.0-ANR, whole genome shotgun sequence containing:
- the LOC11415791 gene encoding pheophytinase, chloroplastic, whose amino-acid sequence is MTFASTTTLTLSHRRTPFPYSKFRSPQPNNVVAFSSFSNQIVSKLSIQNEELQVQTSMWNWKGYNIRYQYSGNNGPALVLVHGFGANSDHWRKNIPDLAKSHRVYSIDLIGYGYSDKPNPRQIGDDSFYTFDTWAAQLNEFCLDVVKDEAFFICNSIGGVVGLQAAITEPQICKGILLLNISLRMLHIKKQPWFARPFISSFQRLLRDTSVGKFFFKAVATKESVKNILCQCYHDTSQVTDELVQLILSPGLEPGAVDVFLEFICYSGGPLPEELLPQVKCPVLIAWGDKDPWEPIEMGRNYGNFDSVEDFIVLPNVGHCPQDEAPQLVNPLVESFVARHAKSSSLTPSVD